A stretch of DNA from Tsuneonella amylolytica:
GGTCATCCAGCGGATGATGTCGCCGTGGGCGCCGCATCCGAAGCAATGATAGAACCCCTTTTCGTCGCTGACGGTGAAGCTCGGCGTCTTCTCGTCGTGGAAGGGACAGCACGCCTTCCATTCGCGCCCGGCGCGCGTCAGCTTGGTCGTTCGTTGGACGACCGAGGACAGCGTCACCCGCGCGCGCAGTTCGTCGAGCCATTGCGGGGATAGCGCCATGGCCCCTCAATGCGGGCGAATCGGCTCGCGATGCAAGCTTACGCCCGCACCCGGTTTACGAAAGGCAGGCGTTGCGCACACCGTCCTTCGCTGCCGGGTAGGGACCGCTGCCGATCGCCTCGGTACCGTCGGCATCGAAGGCATAATAATTCATCGCGCCTGCCGGTGGCAAAGTGGATTGCCAGTAGAAGGTCAACGGTTCCTTCTGTTCCCACTGGTCGCCGCCGTCGCCCGCGCTCACGGTCCAGACGAGCTTGCCTGCATCGCAGGTGATGACGACGTCGGCCTTGGGTCCGATGGCGGCCAGCGCCTCGGGCTTGGCGTAGCCGGCATTGCCGGTGAAGCCATGAACGGGGTGGACGGTGCGGAAACTCGTGCCGCGCTCGATGTCGCTGACGGTGTTGCCTGCCGCCACGCCCCGGTCGCCGCGATTGTCGCCGCCGGGATAGACGACGAGCACATAGGTATAGACCGTTCCCGCCGGAGCCGTCTTCGGATCGCAGGTCGTCATGCCCTTGGGGCAGGCGACGTAGCTGCGCAGGTCGGCAAAGTTGCCGGCCTCGTTCTTCATCGGGCGGGTCGTGCCTTCGGCCTTGTCTTCGCCCGCGACGTGCGCGCCGAGGGTGAACTCGGTCATGTCGCCGGCGGTGAGCGCCTTGGCCATCGCACCGGCCTTGCCGTCGGTATCGGCCGAATTGAGGTCGGTCACCTCCTGCCGCTCGGTATCGGCGGGGGCGGGATCGGCCGAGCACGCGGCGAGCGCGAGCGCCAAGGCCGATGCGGTGAAAAGTACCCTCATTGCAGTGCCTCTCTGACCAGCCTGCTGGCCATTTGCATGTCGAGCACAGTGCCGTGACGGGCCTTTAGTTCCCCCATCACTCGGCCCATATCCTTAATGGATTCAGCGCCAAGCGTTGCCTTGATGTTGGCGATCGCGGCCTTCGTTTCGTCTTCCGACAGCTGCTGCGGCAGGAACTCCTCGATGACGGCCAGTTCCTTGCGCTCCTGCTCGGCCAGTTCCTCGCGCCCACCGTCAACGTACATGGTTATCGACTCGCGGCGCTGCTTCGCCATTTTCTGCAAGGTTTCGACCACCAGCGCGTCGTCGTCGGGCTTCTGGGCGGCGGTCCGCAACTCGATGTCGCGGTCCTTCAGCTTGGCGAGGATCAGGCGGACGGCGGCGAGCCGTTCCTTGTCCCCGCCCTTCATCGCGTCGATCTGGGCTTTCTTGATGGTGTCGCGGATCATCGCGGGGTCTCTCCGGTGGGGGTGCTGGTGGGTTCGGGCGGGGTAGCTGGCGGAAACGGGCCGGTCGCAATGCCGGACTTGCCGTCCGCTTCGAGGCGGTAGGCCCTTGCCGGCCCCCCGGGCGCGAACTTGCTCTGCCACCAGAACGTGATCGTGGTGCCGGGCTTCCACGCCTGGCCCTTGGTTACGCGCCAGACCAGCCGGTCGGCGTCGACCTGAGTCTGGATATCGTTGTCTGGGCCCAGCGCCGCGGCAGCCTGCTCGCGCGAGTAGCCGATCGCGCCGGCGAACCCGGTTACCGGCCGCCGGGTGGAGAACAGCAGCGGCTGCGGCATCGTGGGCGCGGCCGATGGCGTGGAGGTCGCACCGGGGGCTGCGTCCGCCAGCGTGACCTCGTGGACGTAAGTGTACTTCAAGTCCGCCGGCAACGTCGCCGGATCGCACGGATCGATGCCCGCTGGGCAGGCGACGTAGCTGACGATCTTGGCAAAGGCGCCGTCGTCGGTGAATTCCGATTCGATCTGCGGCCCCTTCGGCCCGACGATCCGCGCGCCGAGCGAGGCGGGGTCGAAGTCCGAGGACACGAGCGTGCGCGGCGCGGGCGCCACTTGCGAGGTCGGCGTCGGCTCGGGCGCGGGCGGGGCGGGGTCGGTCCCGCAGGCGGCCAGCCCCAGCACGATCGGCGGCAACAGGGCGAAGAGGGCGGGGGTAGGGCGCATCGGGTCCTAGCGATGGGAGCAAAGTCGATTGCCCCTTACCCGCATAAATCGCCGCTGCACAGGTTGACGGGTGCGGGACGCGGCCCTAGCGGCTGGGTCTTAGCGACATCGCCGGAAAACCCCTGACTCGGAGAGCCCCATGGCCA
This window harbors:
- a CDS encoding GatB/YqeY domain-containing protein produces the protein MIRDTIKKAQIDAMKGGDKERLAAVRLILAKLKDRDIELRTAAQKPDDDALVVETLQKMAKQRRESITMYVDGGREELAEQERKELAVIEEFLPQQLSEDETKAAIANIKATLGAESIKDMGRVMGELKARHGTVLDMQMASRLVREALQ